In a single window of the Candidatus Poribacteria bacterium genome:
- a CDS encoding Gfo/Idh/MocA family oxidoreductase has translation MSISVGMVGLGMFGPAFIQSYKSHPDVHRLALCDLREDRLTKYAKQFEISETYSSLDDICRSDLDALVIITQHWMHAPQAIQAMESGKHVYTAVPAAASLDECEALVRTVARTGMIYMNGETSYFRPETAFCRQKAAEGAFGEFVHCRAEYFHDMDHGLYDVAKNRWGAQWGRDKMGGIPMYYPTHSTCFPISVMKAHATSVSAQGYIYPNDDWFRTDTIHKNPYSNEVGLFTMNNGATMQICEFRRVGHPGSERVSGIYGTEGSYEQSLAGCVWADKHGREIVEPSRSHEDLPDTLAADLGGHGGSHAYIVHEFVDSVNRQRLPRVNVWEAVRYCAPGFVAHESALRDGELLPIPDWGDAPET, from the coding sequence ATGAGTATCAGTGTCGGGATGGTAGGCTTAGGCATGTTCGGACCGGCGTTTATCCAATCGTATAAGTCCCATCCAGATGTACATCGTCTCGCGCTCTGCGATTTGCGCGAAGACCGGTTGACGAAATATGCAAAGCAGTTTGAAATTTCTGAAACCTATTCAAGTCTTGATGACATCTGCAGATCGGATTTAGATGCGCTCGTGATCATCACGCAGCACTGGATGCACGCCCCGCAGGCAATTCAAGCCATGGAATCCGGAAAGCATGTCTATACCGCTGTCCCTGCTGCGGCATCTTTAGATGAATGTGAGGCACTTGTCAGAACCGTTGCGCGAACCGGAATGATATACATGAACGGGGAGACGAGTTATTTCCGTCCAGAAACCGCCTTCTGTCGTCAGAAAGCAGCGGAGGGGGCGTTCGGGGAGTTCGTTCATTGCCGTGCCGAGTATTTTCATGACATGGACCACGGGCTCTACGATGTGGCGAAAAATCGGTGGGGAGCGCAGTGGGGACGCGATAAAATGGGCGGTATCCCGATGTATTATCCAACCCACTCAACCTGTTTTCCTATCTCCGTAATGAAAGCGCACGCAACATCGGTTTCCGCACAGGGATATATCTATCCGAACGACGATTGGTTTCGAACGGACACCATTCACAAAAATCCCTACTCCAACGAAGTCGGACTTTTCACAATGAACAACGGAGCAACAATGCAAATCTGTGAGTTCCGGCGGGTTGGACACCCCGGATCTGAACGCGTCAGTGGTATTTATGGGACAGAGGGGAGTTACGAACAAAGTCTCGCGGGATGCGTTTGGGCAGACAAACACGGGAGAGAAATCGTCGAGCCTTCAAGATCGCACGAAGATCTTCCGGATACACTCGCTGCGGATCTCGGCGGACATGGCGGTTCACACGCCTATATCGTACACGAATTCGTGGATTCCGTCAATCGTCAACGATTGCCACGCGTCAACGTTTGGGAGGCGGTTCGATATTGTGCACCCGGGTTTGTTGCACATGAATCTGCTTTGCGAGACGGAGAATTACTTCCAATTCCGGATTGGGGAGACGCACCAGAAACTTAG
- a CDS encoding nitrite/sulfite reductase, with translation MATEYAGAYDTSAIPSDVAREIEIYEIQLGRVQAGQVEETLFTEFRLRHGVYGQRDDRSQMIRVKIPFGGLTAVQLEMLADVAEEFSDNIIHITTRQDVQYHYVDINNTPELMRRLASVDITTKEACGNVVRNVTACPLSGVCQDETFDITPYSKALSAFLLGHPDAQDFGRKFKIAFSGCEEHACGLANMHDIGAVAAVKEVDGEVKRGFKLYVGGGLGAVPHQAKVFDDFVSAEELLPISQSICRVFTRLGERRNRNKARLKFVIAKYGIEEFRTQVLDDRATLRHDPEWTAYLDNLDAYNESPLKAPTQLNGASRPDGFEQWYQSNVRLQSQPGYAFVTITLPLGDITADQTRALADISRKYVKDTIRATVEQNIVLRWVTMTDLPALYRELKAIGLGDPGAESMVDITACPGTDSCKLGVSSSRGLAAHLRNYFIETGVQNEIKDFRIKISGCPNSCGQHHIANIGFFGSSRRMGAHIAPYYQVLLGGHMVENASSYGLATGKIHGKYIPTFIEELTGKYTAERNEEESFTDYVARLGKAEIKQILSKYDKIPSYEEAPEFYVDTGDTKDYQLKTGVGECAGEVVALVSMKLEEADRLIYESGLDLEKGVFQDSAELAFNAMIRAADGLLTTVGLQYIDDATTVNEFRTHFFEPGNFFPGYGAHIFKATEEDASTFDHELSHRRVEEATLFVEESHNVYNRMRIKQEEEEESRRKRRRKRPARKPRVVKETKPVEEIVDSLDLKGVACPFNYVQAKIRLETMDLGQLLEVTIDDGEPIENVPKSLTNDGHEIVDTKKVGQHYRLTVRKGE, from the coding sequence ATGGCTACTGAATACGCGGGGGCCTATGATACGTCGGCAATCCCGTCTGATGTTGCCCGCGAAATTGAAATTTATGAAATTCAACTCGGTCGGGTTCAAGCCGGCCAAGTCGAAGAGACGCTCTTTACCGAATTTAGACTTCGGCATGGGGTTTACGGGCAGCGCGATGATAGATCGCAGATGATCCGTGTTAAAATTCCGTTCGGCGGACTCACAGCCGTACAACTTGAAATGTTAGCAGATGTAGCCGAAGAATTCTCGGACAACATCATTCACATTACGACACGTCAAGATGTCCAATACCATTATGTAGACATCAACAACACCCCCGAGTTGATGCGCCGTCTCGCGAGCGTGGACATCACAACAAAGGAGGCGTGTGGTAATGTCGTGAGAAACGTCACAGCATGCCCCCTCAGCGGGGTCTGCCAAGATGAGACGTTTGACATAACGCCCTATTCTAAGGCGTTGTCTGCATTCCTTTTGGGACACCCAGATGCCCAAGATTTTGGTCGTAAGTTCAAAATCGCGTTTTCTGGATGTGAAGAACACGCCTGTGGTTTGGCAAACATGCACGACATCGGGGCAGTTGCCGCCGTTAAAGAGGTGGATGGCGAGGTCAAGCGCGGCTTTAAACTTTATGTTGGCGGTGGACTCGGTGCAGTACCACATCAAGCGAAAGTGTTTGATGATTTCGTCTCCGCAGAAGAACTGCTCCCGATTTCACAATCGATTTGCAGAGTCTTCACCCGTTTAGGGGAACGCCGGAATCGGAATAAGGCGCGTCTAAAGTTTGTGATCGCCAAATACGGCATTGAGGAATTCCGTACACAGGTACTTGACGATCGGGCTACACTACGCCACGATCCGGAATGGACAGCATATCTGGACAATCTCGACGCTTACAACGAAAGTCCGCTCAAGGCACCGACGCAGCTCAATGGTGCTTCGAGACCTGACGGGTTTGAACAGTGGTATCAATCCAACGTGCGGTTACAGAGTCAACCCGGTTATGCTTTTGTGACGATTACGTTGCCTCTGGGCGATATTACTGCAGATCAGACGCGTGCTTTGGCAGATATTTCTCGGAAATATGTGAAAGACACTATCCGTGCCACAGTCGAACAGAACATCGTTCTCCGTTGGGTGACAATGACAGATCTCCCCGCGCTCTATCGCGAACTGAAGGCGATCGGTCTCGGGGACCCAGGTGCGGAATCCATGGTTGATATTACCGCTTGCCCGGGTACTGACTCCTGCAAACTCGGTGTTTCTTCTTCACGGGGTCTGGCAGCGCACCTGCGAAACTATTTCATTGAAACCGGTGTGCAGAATGAAATTAAAGACTTTCGGATTAAGATTAGCGGATGCCCTAACTCCTGTGGACAGCATCATATCGCGAATATTGGTTTCTTCGGTTCCTCGCGCCGGATGGGCGCGCATATTGCACCTTACTATCAGGTGCTGCTTGGTGGACACATGGTGGAAAACGCCAGTTCTTATGGACTTGCCACTGGTAAAATCCACGGCAAATATATTCCGACGTTCATTGAGGAGTTGACCGGTAAGTATACGGCGGAACGAAATGAGGAAGAATCCTTCACCGATTACGTCGCACGACTCGGTAAGGCGGAGATCAAGCAAATCTTATCCAAGTACGATAAGATTCCATCTTATGAGGAAGCACCAGAGTTCTATGTAGACACCGGCGACACGAAAGATTACCAACTCAAAACAGGTGTTGGTGAGTGTGCAGGAGAGGTCGTCGCACTCGTCTCCATGAAGCTGGAAGAGGCAGATCGGCTTATCTATGAATCCGGTTTGGACTTGGAAAAGGGTGTATTTCAAGATTCCGCAGAATTGGCTTTTAACGCGATGATCAGAGCTGCAGATGGACTCTTGACGACGGTAGGCTTGCAATATATTGACGACGCGACCACCGTCAACGAATTCCGCACCCACTTCTTTGAACCCGGTAACTTCTTCCCCGGTTACGGCGCGCATATCTTCAAAGCAACAGAGGAAGATGCTTCTACGTTTGACCACGAATTGTCACACCGCCGCGTTGAAGAAGCTACACTCTTCGTTGAAGAATCGCATAACGTCTATAACCGTATGCGCATCAAGCAAGAGGAAGAGGAAGAGAGCCGTCGTAAACGCCGTCGTAAACGACCTGCCCGGAAACCAAGGGTTGTCAAGGAAACGAAGCCGGTTGAAGAAATCGTGGATAGCCTCGATCTGAAGGGTGTTGCCTGTCCGTTCAACTACGTCCAAGCAAAGATTCGGTTGGAAACGATGGACCTCGGTCAGCTTCTCGAAGTCACCATCGACGATGGCGAACCGATTGAGAACGTCCCGAAGAGCCTCACCAACGATGGGCATGAGATTGTTGACACCAAGAAGGTTGGACAGCACTACCGTCTCACCGTTCGGAAGGGTGAGTAG
- a CDS encoding Gfo/Idh/MocA family oxidoreductase, giving the protein MALKVGVVGMSGIGNNHANCHANDDLAELVAVCDIAKERADSAAERFGVKAYYSVADMIDGEPDLDIVDVGTGGYENGSWHYEPTMEALDKGKHVLVEKPLSNDIGQAREMVAKATKEDLYLGCNLNHNFTPPAEQAKKYIEDGHIGEQIYCLHKMGFPGGEFGYSYSKAPRSDGFPYFHVKAFLAHPFSVMRHFCGDITHVQAFMNRPHFRRGAGDVMVSINSIHLRFENGCIGYLLSHRGDATFGLGGWWSVELAGTRGTFCIENCIEKVTYWPSPGAPDFSDEPIVTESGINDFAQTFPLRIHAFLEDVTNGVPKEQLRASGRDALATLEYTWAAIESYEEGGIVVRPHPLPPLKG; this is encoded by the coding sequence ATGGCATTAAAAGTTGGCGTTGTTGGCATGAGTGGAATTGGCAATAATCATGCGAACTGTCACGCAAATGACGACTTAGCGGAACTGGTTGCGGTGTGCGATATCGCGAAAGAGCGGGCAGACAGTGCGGCGGAACGTTTCGGTGTAAAGGCATACTATAGCGTAGCGGATATGATTGATGGCGAACCCGACTTGGATATCGTCGATGTCGGCACCGGTGGATACGAGAACGGTAGTTGGCACTATGAACCAACAATGGAGGCTCTCGATAAGGGAAAACACGTACTCGTTGAGAAACCGCTCTCTAACGATATCGGACAGGCGCGAGAGATGGTAGCGAAAGCCACGAAAGAGGACCTCTATCTCGGCTGTAACCTGAACCATAATTTCACGCCGCCTGCGGAGCAAGCGAAGAAATATATTGAGGATGGACACATCGGGGAACAGATTTACTGTCTTCACAAAATGGGATTTCCCGGCGGTGAGTTTGGCTATAGTTACTCGAAAGCCCCGCGGTCAGACGGCTTTCCCTATTTCCACGTGAAAGCCTTTCTGGCGCACCCCTTCAGTGTGATGCGTCATTTCTGTGGCGATATAACCCACGTCCAAGCCTTCATGAATCGTCCACATTTTAGACGCGGTGCTGGAGATGTGATGGTCTCCATTAACAGCATACATCTCCGTTTTGAAAATGGGTGTATCGGCTACCTATTGAGCCATCGTGGCGATGCTACATTCGGTCTCGGCGGTTGGTGGAGTGTCGAACTCGCAGGCACACGTGGCACCTTCTGCATCGAAAACTGCATCGAAAAAGTGACGTATTGGCCCTCCCCGGGTGCTCCCGATTTCTCTGACGAACCTATTGTCACAGAGTCCGGCATCAATGACTTCGCTCAAACCTTTCCACTGAGAATTCATGCTTTTTTAGAAGATGTCACGAATGGTGTACCGAAAGAGCAGTTACGCGCCTCGGGTAGAGACGCGCTCGCGACACTTGAGTATACGTGGGCGGCGATAGAGTCTTATGAAGAAGGCGGTATTGTGGTACGTCCACATCCACTTCCGCCGTTAAAAGGGTAA
- the moeB gene encoding molybdopterin-synthase adenylyltransferase MoeB gives MFNFSNEQIERYSRHIILNEVGGMGQTRLLESKVLLIGAGGLGSPIGMYLAAAGVGTLGIVDDDAVDLSNLQRQILHGISDIGVLKTKSAEATIAEMNPDVKVIPYNERITSENAFEILEQYDLIVDGCDNFPTRYLINDACVMLGKPIVHGSISQFEGQVTVLYPGKGPCYRCIFPEPPPPGMAPSCQEAGVFGVLPGIIGTIQAVEALKVLLNIGESLIGSLLLFDALSMDFNKLKLRQNCDCPMCGENPTIHELMDYEEFCEVRW, from the coding sequence ATGTTTAACTTCAGCAACGAACAGATTGAACGCTACAGCCGACATATTATTCTCAACGAAGTCGGTGGGATGGGGCAGACGCGGTTGCTTGAATCGAAAGTGCTACTCATCGGGGCAGGCGGACTCGGTTCCCCTATTGGAATGTACCTTGCAGCGGCAGGGGTCGGCACGCTTGGCATCGTTGACGACGATGCCGTTGATCTCAGTAATTTGCAACGTCAAATATTGCACGGCATCAGCGACATCGGCGTTTTGAAGACGAAATCCGCAGAAGCCACTATCGCAGAGATGAACCCAGATGTCAAGGTGATCCCCTACAACGAGCGTATCACTTCAGAAAACGCTTTTGAGATATTAGAGCAGTATGACCTCATTGTTGATGGGTGCGACAACTTCCCGACCCGCTATCTCATCAACGACGCATGTGTTATGCTTGGCAAGCCGATTGTGCACGGCAGCATTTCCCAGTTTGAAGGACAGGTTACCGTCCTTTACCCGGGCAAAGGACCGTGTTATCGATGTATCTTTCCCGAACCGCCACCTCCAGGGATGGCACCGAGCTGCCAAGAAGCCGGGGTCTTTGGTGTGTTACCCGGCATTATCGGCACAATCCAAGCCGTTGAAGCACTTAAAGTCCTGCTGAACATCGGTGAATCGCTCATCGGGAGCCTTCTGCTTTTCGACGCGTTATCCATGGATTTCAACAAACTAAAACTCCGCCAAAATTGCGATTGCCCGATGTGTGGTGAAAATCCCACCATCCATGAATTGATGGATTACGAGGAATTCTGTGAGGTGCGTTGGTAG